The DNA region ACTACGGCGGTCTGTCTCCGCTTCTCAACCACTGCCTTATATCCCATCGCTAACCTTGTATGTGTATACAGGAGGCAACTTCCGCGCcatcctcaccttccccccaaccTATCCCTTGATGCCCCCCAAGCTGGTCTTCCAGTCACCCATCCCGTTCCATCCAAACATCTATCCCGACGGGAGATTGTGTATTTCGATCTTGCACCCCCCAGAAGAGGACATTTCGGGGTATGAAAAGGCTAGCGAGAGGTGGAGTCCGGTGCAGAGCCCCGAGTCGATATTGCTCAGTGTGATTAGCTTGTTTGAGGATCCGAATGACGAGAGTCCAGCGAATTTGGACgcggcggtgttgttgagggaggagagggaggggaagagtaGGGAGTTTAGGAAAAGGGTCAGGCAGTGTGTTAGGGAGAGTTTGGGAGAGGATTAAGTTGGGATGTTAATCTTCTTGCGAAATAGCTGGCGTTAATGGCAGCCAGACAGCACAAAGCGAGAAAACCGGTTCAATCAAGCCATTCACATACTCTTTCTCTCCTGCCCCTGGAATTTCAAGAACTTTCCTCGATGAaacccatcaacctccccactgtcccatcccactcctcatcccacctcctcctcccctcctccacggcccccttcttcaagtGCTTCAACTCGTTCTCCCCCTCCGGCTTCAAcaactcccccaacacccccgccagctcctccccagtctcaaaccccctcccattcaccccctccttgaCTAGCTCCCCAAAACTCTCATACCCCCCATacgccaccaccggcagccCAGCCCCAAACATGTCCACCACCTTCATCGGCAGATCCACCCCCGAAGAGCTCATATGCAGACAAACCCCCAGATCAGCACATGCCAGCAACCTGGCGTAGTCCTCAAAGGGTAGAAACAAAGTGGCAATCCTCACGTTAGGTAGCTTCCCTTCCTTGACCAGAGCATCAATCTTGTCGTCATAATACTCTTTTTGCGGTCCCTTCCCGGTGATGAGCGCCAGGATTGGGACCGCGTCAGGCCTGGCTGCGTACATGGTGAGGGcggagagaagaagagagaaatCCTCGTCTGGTGTCCAGGACGTGCTCGAGACAAGAAGCTTCATCTTGCCCGAGACCAGGGCGCGGTAGTATTCCCTTCCGGAGGGGAATAATATCTTGTCTAGGGCTTCGTTGCGAGCGTCGGGCGAGAGGATAGGTTGGAAGATTGCCGCGGGCCGGTCGTGGACGGAAATCATGGGTTTGTGAGGGGGGATGCTGTAGGGGGCGGCGCGGAGTTGGCGGGCCATGGCGTTCGTCACCGTCAGGTGGTGGGAGCCTAAGCGGCCGAGGTAGGTTTCGTagattttggagagggaaacaaaggggtgggagggtcctctggtggaggagaggattgtCCAGCCGTAGTTGTGCCAGTCGATTATCAGGTGGGAGTTGCGGAGGTAGGAGGTGAGGCtggcgatggcgagggtggggatggagggggggttttggACCAAAAGccaggcggagggggggaggaggtagaggaggaggtaggagaggtggaggatttggaagATGACTTTGATAGGGGCGAATAGTAAGAAGGGGACAGAGGGAGGGCgggaaggaggggtggggagggggatgagggtgatgttgggaTGGGTGAGGATGTCGGGGTGAGGAGAGGTTTCTATATGTGGTGTTAGTGAGTGAGACTGGCAGGTGTGAACAGATGAATACATACCGAGATATCCTATAAGCTTGACTTTTCCTCCATGTTTGGCGATGCTCAGGGCATGATATGTCATGCGGGGACTCCTCCCAATATCACCAAGGACCAGAATGTGAATTGGCACCCCCTTCCCTGTGGTGTGTCCATTGTATCTCGATGGCTTCAGGACGATGTAGGCTATTAATAAGCCCAAAAGGACAAGGCTGATGAGCCCTGCCATGTCTGCGCTGTTGGCGTTTGTGAGCCGTTGGGTTTGTCAAAAGTTAGATTCACTTCCGCCAACCGATGGCTAATAGTGACCAAGGCCAAGTGGCATCTGTCGGTTTCTCAAGTCTTGGCTGAATTACGCTTGTCTGACAACCCAACTTTACATCAGCCAACGATGAGCCCCGTGCAGTAGACTGACAGGTGCCAGTTGAACTGTCGACGTTGAACCTCAGCCTCGTGAAGCCAGCTGTGTCCTCAGCATCAGCCCTGCGTTAATAAGCTTAATTAGGAAGCTGAGATGGGGTGTGGTTGAAGGTGTTAGTGATAGGTCATGAATGTGAGACTTCATTAACGCAGATTATCTGGGTGGGATGGTCGCGGTCTGGGCTGCATCGCGGTGCATTGGCGGGGCCGGGGGTCAACACGTTCGCAGCCAATGGACCAATCAGAAGCCACAATGTCCGTGGACCTTGATagccctctccaccagctcAAGCCCGGCTCAGGGGTCGAAAAGGGAAGGCGGCCGTG from Podospora pseudopauciseta strain CBS 411.78 chromosome 6, whole genome shotgun sequence includes:
- the ubc15 gene encoding Ubiquitin-conjugating enzyme E2 15 (EggNog:ENOG503P1QQ; COG:O); translated protein: MSSVSSAAAASLLKRQLKQMQTDKDIPGISCGLVSDNNIFEWEVMLMISDECKYYGGGNFRAILTFPPTYPLMPPKLVFQSPIPFHPNIYPDGRLCISILHPPEEDISGYEKASERWSPVQSPESILLSVISLFEDPNDESPANLDAAVLLREEREGKSREFRKRVRQCVRESLGED
- the ALG1 gene encoding mannosyltransferase (COG:O; CAZy:GT33; EggNog:ENOG503NTXV; BUSCO:EOG09262Z2S), with product MAGLISLVLLGLLIAYIVLKPSRYNGHTTGKGVPIHILVLGDIGRSPRMTYHALSIAKHGGKVKLIGYLETSPHPDILTHPNITLIPLPTPPSRPPSVPFLLFAPIKVIFQILHLSYLLLYLLPPSAWLLVQNPPSIPTLAIASLTSYLRNSHLIIDWHNYGWTILSSTRGPSHPFVSLSKIYETYLGRLGSHHLTVTNAMARQLRAAPYSIPPHKPMISVHDRPAAIFQPILSPDARNEALDKILFPSGREYYRALVSGKMKLLVSSTSWTPDEDFSLLLSALTMYAARPDAVPILALITGKGPQKEYYDDKIDALVKEGKLPNVRIATLFLPFEDYARLLACADLGVCLHMSSSGVDLPMKVVDMFGAGLPVVAYGGYESFGELVKEGVNGRGFETGEELAGVLGELLKPEGENELKHLKKGAVEEGRRRWDEEWDGTVGRLMGFIEESS